In one Neobacillus sp. WH10 genomic region, the following are encoded:
- a CDS encoding response regulator has product MLKILIVDDEVLERKALTKIINSSLLDVTVIGEAANGRKAIEMAVEHRPDIIFMDIKMPGIDGVQAVKEIKKLNSLIRFIMVSAFNTFEYAKEVMQQGVKEYLLKPSSIQDILEAVGRVSSEILEERKHQEEQQSLRENLDRAVSIAQKEWISSLLVNQVQDITFDEWSKLLGVEITSGYIMLFTLQQLGPSELAASEKQNLYTWLKDTLKAVVKKHEIMIGPITDTQVPVLFLCKKVTEKTYFKTNAQQILESFIRFFNKESFRGELRIGIGHPYSQAHELNKSYHEAVMALEQLLRMPNRRYLFCDKHGTAFEVPAESGFMEVEKKLLDAVRQGDVNQVLFIFDSFVTKLESNKTIKPSSVKKSFDELFILLSRMLHDLGINYERIPAIDESEDIWLIFEKGKTHLLAVVQHVQLWRNNHAKGMLQKAKEYIEIHFSESITLESVAEYVELSPFYFSKLFKDRFGLTFIDYLTEIRIKHAKAEIVNQGKSLKEICYSVGYKDPNYFSRVFKKATGLSPTEYRKVTVS; this is encoded by the coding sequence TTGTTGAAAATTCTCATTGTGGATGATGAAGTGCTTGAGAGAAAAGCATTAACGAAAATTATTAACAGCTCATTACTGGACGTAACGGTCATTGGTGAAGCCGCAAATGGAAGAAAAGCAATTGAAATGGCTGTCGAGCATAGACCGGATATTATTTTTATGGATATAAAAATGCCGGGCATTGATGGAGTCCAAGCGGTAAAAGAAATCAAAAAACTAAATTCCCTCATCCGCTTTATTATGGTTTCTGCCTTTAATACGTTCGAATACGCCAAAGAAGTGATGCAGCAGGGGGTCAAGGAATACCTTTTAAAGCCTAGCAGCATACAAGATATTCTTGAGGCGGTGGGGAGAGTTTCAAGCGAAATTCTTGAGGAAAGAAAGCATCAAGAAGAACAGCAAAGTCTGAGAGAAAATTTAGACCGTGCCGTTTCGATTGCGCAAAAAGAATGGATTTCATCTCTTTTAGTGAATCAAGTGCAGGATATTACCTTTGATGAATGGAGCAAGCTGTTAGGGGTAGAAATTACTTCGGGGTATATTATGTTGTTTACTTTACAACAGCTTGGTCCATCCGAACTCGCTGCAAGCGAAAAGCAAAACTTGTATACCTGGTTGAAGGATACCCTAAAAGCCGTCGTTAAAAAGCATGAAATCATGATTGGGCCGATAACTGACACACAGGTTCCGGTTTTATTCCTTTGCAAAAAGGTGACAGAAAAAACATATTTTAAAACAAACGCACAACAGATTCTTGAGAGCTTTATTCGTTTTTTCAATAAGGAAAGCTTTAGAGGAGAATTAAGGATTGGGATTGGTCATCCGTACAGCCAGGCCCATGAACTGAATAAGTCTTATCATGAAGCGGTTATGGCATTGGAGCAACTTTTAAGAATGCCTAATCGGAGATATTTATTCTGCGACAAGCATGGAACTGCCTTTGAAGTGCCTGCTGAATCAGGTTTTATGGAGGTAGAGAAAAAGCTGTTAGATGCTGTAAGGCAAGGAGATGTCAATCAAGTCTTGTTTATTTTTGATTCATTTGTCACAAAGCTCGAATCGAACAAGACGATAAAACCATCATCGGTGAAAAAATCATTTGATGAGTTGTTTATTCTCCTATCCCGGATGCTTCACGATCTAGGCATCAATTATGAACGGATTCCGGCAATCGACGAGTCTGAGGATATCTGGCTTATTTTTGAAAAAGGGAAAACACATCTGCTTGCGGTCGTTCAGCATGTACAGTTGTGGCGGAATAATCATGCTAAAGGAATGCTGCAAAAGGCAAAGGAATATATCGAAATCCATTTTTCTGAATCTATTACATTAGAATCAGTAGCCGAATATGTCGAGCTTAGTCCCTTTTATTTTAGTAAATTATTTAAAGACCGGTTTGGCTTGACGTTTATTGATTACTTGACAGAAATAAGAATTAAGCATGCCAAAGCGGAAATAGTGAATCAGGGAAAAAGCTTAAAGGAAATTTGTTATTCAGTAGGCTATAAAGACCCGAACTATTTTAGCCGCGTATTTAAAAAGGCAACCGGCTTGTCCCCAACTGAGTATCGTAAAGTAACGGTAAGTTAA
- the mglB gene encoding galactose/glucose ABC transporter substrate-binding protein MglB, whose protein sequence is MLKKKKGLILSLTVASSILLAAGCSSSTSGSDSGKGKEGSDLPAVGATIYKFDDNFMSYVRRAMEDSAKDKVKLMLNDSQNDQAKQIEQVDTLIAKGAKSLAINLVDPKAAQTIIDKAKPKNIPVIFFNKEPDANVLKGYDKAYYVGTTSSESGVLQGELIAKAWEANKDKYDKNKDGKLQYVLLKGEPGHPDAEARTKFAVDTVKQKGIQVEELAMDTAMWDATKATEKMDAWLAKYSDKIEFVIANNDGMALGAIASLEKAGYFSGDKYMPVVGVDAIPEALEMIEKGKMIGSILNDAKNQGKATVELATNAAKGKDVLNGTEWKLDDKKAVRVPYVEVTKDNIQVGKDAYK, encoded by the coding sequence ATGCTTAAGAAGAAAAAAGGGTTAATTCTATCTTTAACGGTTGCATCTAGTATTCTATTGGCGGCAGGATGCAGCAGTTCAACCAGCGGGTCTGATTCTGGCAAAGGTAAGGAAGGCAGCGATCTTCCTGCTGTTGGGGCAACAATTTACAAGTTTGATGACAACTTCATGTCTTACGTTCGCCGAGCAATGGAAGATTCAGCAAAAGATAAAGTAAAACTGATGTTGAATGACTCGCAAAACGACCAAGCAAAACAAATTGAGCAAGTGGATACGCTCATTGCCAAAGGGGCAAAATCATTGGCCATTAACCTTGTTGATCCAAAAGCAGCGCAGACTATTATTGACAAAGCGAAGCCAAAGAATATCCCAGTGATCTTCTTTAACAAAGAGCCAGATGCTAACGTTTTGAAAGGCTATGATAAAGCTTACTATGTTGGAACAACTTCTTCAGAATCAGGCGTTCTTCAAGGGGAATTAATCGCAAAAGCATGGGAAGCAAACAAAGATAAATATGATAAAAACAAGGACGGTAAACTCCAGTACGTATTACTAAAAGGGGAGCCAGGACACCCAGATGCGGAAGCCCGTACGAAATTTGCAGTAGATACGGTGAAACAAAAAGGAATTCAAGTAGAAGAATTAGCAATGGATACGGCGATGTGGGATGCAACGAAAGCAACTGAAAAAATGGATGCTTGGTTAGCAAAATACAGCGACAAAATTGAATTTGTTATTGCAAACAACGATGGTATGGCACTAGGTGCCATTGCATCGCTTGAAAAAGCAGGATACTTCTCTGGCGACAAGTATATGCCTGTAGTTGGTGTGGACGCGATTCCAGAAGCACTAGAAATGATTGAAAAAGGCAAAATGATTGGTTCCATCTTAAATGATGCGAAAAACCAAGGTAAAGCAACCGTTGAACTTGCTACAAACGCTGCAAAAGGGAAAGACGTCTTAAATGGAACAGAGTGGAAGCTAGACGATAAGAAAGCCGTTCGTGTACCTTATGTTGAAGTAACAAAAGATAATATCCAAGTTGGTAAAGATGCGTATAAATAA
- the mglA gene encoding galactose/methyl galactoside ABC transporter ATP-binding protein MglA — MSVASTTNLLEMQNITKRFPGVIALDNVSLKVKAGTVHALMGENGAGKSTLMKCLFGIYSMDEGKILFEGKEVSFANSKQALENGVSMVHQELNQVRQRNVMDNIWLGRYPKKGVFIDEKKMYEDTKAIFKGLDINIDPRSKVSSLSVSEMQMVEIAKAVSYRSKIIVMDEPTSSLTENEVNHLFTIIRKLQSENVAIIYISHKMEEILKISDEVTIMRDGQYIATKSAKELTTDEIIKLMVGRDLSQRFPTKSNKPGDVILKVSNLTAETQPSFSEVNFELRKGEILGIAGLVGSKRTEVLESIFGMRALKSGTIELNGKIVKNHSPQHAIKNGFALVTEERRSTGIFPELSISFNSIISNMAQYRKGPFLSDSKVKEDTQWVIDSMKVKTPTQKTSIGSLSGGNQQKVIIGRWLLTKPDILLLDEPTRGIDVGAKFEIYQLINQLAADGKGIIMISSEMPELLGVTDRILVMSNGKAAGIVDTSTTSQEEIMRLAALY, encoded by the coding sequence ATGTCTGTAGCTAGTACAACCAATTTACTTGAAATGCAAAATATAACCAAGCGATTTCCCGGCGTGATCGCCCTCGATAATGTTTCACTCAAGGTTAAGGCTGGAACCGTGCATGCCTTAATGGGTGAAAATGGGGCAGGTAAATCCACGTTAATGAAATGCTTATTCGGGATTTATTCGATGGATGAAGGAAAAATTCTTTTTGAAGGAAAGGAAGTTTCCTTTGCCAATTCCAAGCAAGCACTTGAAAATGGCGTTTCAATGGTGCATCAGGAATTGAACCAGGTACGGCAGCGCAATGTTATGGATAATATTTGGCTGGGCCGGTATCCGAAAAAAGGCGTCTTCATTGATGAGAAGAAAATGTATGAGGACACTAAGGCTATTTTCAAGGGGCTTGATATTAATATTGACCCGCGGAGTAAGGTTAGCAGCTTATCCGTTTCTGAGATGCAGATGGTGGAAATAGCAAAAGCGGTTTCGTACCGTTCAAAAATCATCGTAATGGACGAACCAACTTCATCACTAACTGAAAATGAAGTGAACCATCTGTTTACCATCATTCGAAAACTGCAGAGTGAAAACGTTGCGATCATCTATATCTCGCACAAAATGGAGGAAATATTGAAGATTTCCGATGAAGTGACAATTATGCGAGACGGTCAATATATTGCGACGAAAAGTGCGAAGGAATTAACAACAGATGAAATCATTAAGCTCATGGTTGGCCGTGATTTGTCACAGCGTTTTCCAACAAAAAGCAACAAGCCGGGAGATGTGATTCTAAAAGTTTCTAACTTAACTGCAGAGACGCAGCCTTCTTTTTCTGAAGTGAACTTCGAGCTGAGGAAGGGTGAAATCTTAGGAATCGCCGGTCTCGTTGGCTCTAAGCGAACGGAAGTGCTGGAATCGATATTTGGGATGAGAGCGTTGAAATCTGGAACGATTGAATTGAATGGCAAGATCGTAAAAAATCATTCCCCACAGCATGCCATCAAAAACGGTTTTGCCCTTGTAACGGAAGAAAGAAGATCAACCGGTATTTTTCCAGAGTTAAGTATCAGTTTCAACTCGATTATTTCCAACATGGCTCAATACCGTAAAGGCCCATTCTTATCAGACAGTAAGGTCAAGGAAGATACGCAGTGGGTGATTGATTCCATGAAGGTGAAAACACCTACGCAAAAAACATCTATTGGAAGTCTTTCAGGAGGTAACCAGCAGAAGGTTATTATTGGGCGCTGGCTCCTGACAAAACCGGATATTTTATTGCTTGATGAACCAACACGGGGAATTGATGTTGGAGCAAAGTTTGAAATCTATCAACTTATTAACCAATTAGCAGCGGACGGGAAAGGCATTATTATGATATCTTCCGAAATGCCAGAGCTTTTAGGGGTTACAGATAGAATTTTAGTGATGAGTAATGGAAAAGCAGCTGGAATCGTTGATACGTCTACGACATCTCAAGAAGAAATTATGCGATTAGCAGCTTTGTATTAG
- the mglC gene encoding galactose/methyl galactoside ABC transporter permease MglC: MNTQASKKSNVSKWLVDNVIYVVLVLLVIGIVIASPDFLSMTNLINILSQSSSRIIIALGVAGILITAGTDLSAGRMVGLSAVISASMLQAGDYAYKMYPNLPELPLFVPILLAMAATGLIAAINGVVVSKFHVPPFIATLGMMIGVYGLTSIYFDRPPYGAQPIGGLSEKFTTFAQRGIKIGSYEFPYLILYAIIVSLIIWVIWNKTQLGKNMYAIGGNPEAAKVSGVNVARNLIIIYTIAGLLYGLTGTLEAGRVGSATNNTGNMYELDAIAACVVGGVSLSGGIGTVPGVITGVLIFQVINYGLAFLGVSPYIQFIVKGLIIIVAVAFDMRKHAKKK; encoded by the coding sequence ATGAATACGCAGGCATCAAAAAAATCGAATGTATCAAAATGGCTTGTTGATAATGTTATTTATGTAGTTTTAGTCCTTCTCGTTATCGGGATTGTCATTGCTTCTCCTGATTTCTTATCGATGACGAACTTAATAAATATTTTAAGTCAATCATCCTCCCGAATCATTATTGCACTTGGGGTTGCCGGGATCTTAATTACAGCAGGTACAGATCTTTCAGCCGGCCGGATGGTCGGACTTTCAGCTGTTATTTCAGCATCTATGCTCCAGGCTGGGGATTATGCGTATAAAATGTATCCGAACTTGCCTGAATTACCGCTTTTTGTGCCGATTTTACTAGCAATGGCTGCAACAGGTTTAATCGCAGCAATAAACGGTGTGGTTGTTTCAAAATTTCACGTGCCACCGTTCATTGCGACATTAGGTATGATGATCGGTGTTTACGGACTGACTTCAATTTACTTTGACCGTCCGCCATATGGTGCACAGCCAATCGGCGGTTTAAGTGAAAAATTTACTACCTTTGCACAGCGCGGTATCAAAATTGGTTCATATGAATTCCCTTATCTTATTCTTTATGCCATTATTGTATCTCTCATTATTTGGGTCATTTGGAATAAAACGCAGCTTGGTAAAAACATGTATGCAATCGGTGGAAACCCAGAAGCAGCTAAGGTTTCTGGTGTTAACGTCGCTAGAAATCTCATTATCATCTACACAATTGCCGGTCTTCTTTACGGCTTAACGGGCACTCTAGAGGCGGGACGTGTCGGCAGTGCAACGAACAACACAGGTAATATGTACGAATTAGACGCGATTGCAGCCTGCGTAGTCGGTGGTGTATCCCTATCAGGTGGGATTGGAACTGTTCCGGGGGTTATCACAGGGGTATTAATATTCCAAGTAATCAACTATGGGCTAGCATTCCTAGGCGTAAGCCCGTACATCCAATTCATTGTAAAAGGCCTAATCATCATCGTCGCCGTCGCATTCGACATGCGCAAACACGCTAAGAAAAAATAA
- a CDS encoding anti-sigma factor produces MENKCENLSLYIIGELSVDERVQFEQHLITCNHCRIEVNSLKETWQMLSYDVEEMDVPESLKAEVMDFIFQENSTESLVQAKETENKGSSLTQAKTAENLATLEVQEGKLKKRSYLDGLMAFLGKQFSPLSTGITAVLVLGVIGLFWSNHQLKENIVVLEYKASSQTQIVRTFDLKGLNLAASASGSAYLLEEGRDTVLVIDLSKLPSTKDEEVYQVWLLKNGNRQSAGTLKPDPNGNGIMTSRLPKDLSFDDIGITLEPTPNNTQPQGQKVLGTS; encoded by the coding sequence ATGGAAAATAAATGCGAAAACCTATCTTTATATATCATTGGCGAGCTATCGGTAGATGAAAGGGTACAATTTGAACAACATCTAATAACATGTAATCATTGCCGTATAGAAGTAAATTCTTTAAAGGAGACATGGCAAATGCTTTCTTATGATGTCGAAGAAATGGATGTTCCAGAATCCTTAAAAGCTGAGGTCATGGACTTTATTTTTCAAGAAAATTCGACAGAATCACTAGTTCAAGCTAAGGAGACTGAAAATAAGGGATCATCACTGACTCAAGCTAAGACAGCTGAAAATCTAGCTACTTTAGAGGTTCAAGAAGGAAAGTTAAAAAAGCGTAGTTATCTTGATGGGTTAATGGCTTTTCTAGGAAAACAATTTTCACCGTTATCTACGGGTATTACAGCCGTTTTAGTATTAGGAGTAATCGGGCTTTTCTGGAGTAACCACCAATTGAAGGAAAACATAGTGGTATTAGAATACAAAGCGAGTTCTCAAACACAAATTGTCCGGACATTTGATTTAAAAGGGTTGAATTTAGCCGCTTCGGCAAGTGGAAGCGCCTACCTTTTAGAGGAAGGCCGTGACACCGTCCTAGTCATTGATTTATCTAAGTTGCCAAGTACGAAAGATGAGGAAGTATATCAAGTATGGCTCTTAAAGAATGGCAATCGGCAAAGTGCCGGCACACTAAAGCCTGATCCAAATGGTAACGGCATAATGACCAGCCGCCTGCCAAAGGACCTCTCCTTTGATGACATTGGAATCACACTCGAACCAACTCCAAACAACACACAGCCCCAGGGGCAAAAAGTTCTGGGTACTTCTTAA
- a CDS encoding sigma-70 family RNA polymerase sigma factor, which produces MKSKTDEELIALINQKHRPALEELYDRYVKLVYSFSFKLTKGDREKTKEIVQQVFLRLWTTKRTYNPLQGKFANWILTITRNIAIDIIRKEQKQPGMVQLELNEWWQMEDRETEDVPQQVSRNLLKQQIQEAKQHLSEPQQRLINLLYWEGYSLSEIAKLEQKPLGTIKSRLHQTLKILRNYFSKETGGVPHGK; this is translated from the coding sequence TTGAAATCGAAAACGGACGAGGAACTGATTGCATTAATTAACCAAAAACATCGACCGGCGCTTGAAGAACTTTATGATCGCTATGTAAAGCTTGTCTACAGCTTCTCCTTTAAATTAACAAAAGGTGATAGAGAGAAAACCAAAGAAATTGTCCAACAAGTTTTTCTCCGACTTTGGACAACAAAAAGGACTTACAACCCACTGCAAGGCAAATTTGCAAACTGGATTCTCACCATTACCCGAAACATCGCCATTGATATAATTCGAAAGGAACAAAAACAGCCGGGGATGGTACAGCTGGAACTTAACGAATGGTGGCAAATGGAGGATCGGGAAACGGAAGATGTACCACAGCAAGTTTCAAGAAATCTATTAAAACAACAAATTCAGGAAGCAAAGCAGCATCTATCTGAACCGCAGCAGCGCCTGATCAATTTATTATACTGGGAGGGATATTCCTTAAGTGAAATTGCTAAACTGGAACAAAAACCGCTTGGTACTATTAAAAGCCGGCTACATCAAACTTTAAAAATACTTCGTAATTATTTCAGTAAAGAAACTGGAGGTGTTCCGCATGGAAAATAA
- a CDS encoding YeiH family protein: protein MGSQSAKTLSLNEQSEHQQKKPEPKHSVGLWLGGIAFTVVIAAFGYVLSKVPGFDHVGPLACAIVIAVIYRQFFGYPEKLRAGIQFSSKRLLRFAIILYGLKLNIDIVLHQGLGLLARDVGVIAFAILFTVWLGKLLKAESTLTLLLGVGTGVCGAAAIAAVSPIIKAKDEDTAIGVGIIALVGTIFSIIYTILRPFLPLTEIEYGIWSGISLHEIAHVALAGAPAGPDGLAIALLAKLGRVLLLVPLCFILMYWVKRKSSGSAGDTKIEFPWFLIGFILMSLFGSYVLGKSIPVTKAALDGISTATTFILTTAMVGLGLNVSLRDLRTKAARPLIAMLITSVVLSVVTFFIA from the coding sequence ATGGGGAGTCAGAGTGCTAAAACTCTATCCTTGAACGAGCAGTCCGAACATCAGCAAAAAAAGCCTGAACCAAAGCATTCCGTAGGGTTATGGTTAGGAGGGATTGCTTTTACCGTTGTCATAGCGGCATTCGGTTACGTATTATCAAAAGTCCCTGGATTTGATCATGTTGGACCTCTTGCTTGTGCCATTGTGATTGCAGTCATTTATCGGCAATTTTTCGGTTATCCCGAAAAATTACGCGCGGGGATTCAATTTTCTTCGAAACGTTTATTACGTTTTGCGATTATTTTATACGGTTTAAAACTTAATATTGATATTGTGCTTCATCAAGGACTGGGACTGCTTGCACGTGATGTAGGTGTCATTGCCTTTGCTATATTATTTACCGTATGGCTAGGAAAATTGCTGAAAGCAGAATCAACCCTCACCCTGCTCCTTGGAGTTGGGACAGGAGTTTGCGGGGCAGCAGCAATTGCAGCCGTCTCGCCGATCATTAAAGCAAAGGATGAAGATACCGCTATTGGAGTAGGAATTATTGCGCTGGTAGGGACAATTTTTTCGATTATCTATACAATCCTGCGCCCTTTCCTTCCGCTAACAGAGATTGAATATGGAATCTGGAGCGGGATCAGCCTCCACGAGATTGCCCATGTCGCCTTAGCAGGAGCCCCAGCGGGACCGGATGGTTTAGCAATTGCCTTACTGGCAAAATTAGGCCGGGTGCTTCTGCTTGTACCTTTATGCTTTATTTTAATGTATTGGGTAAAAAGGAAAAGTTCTGGGAGTGCTGGAGATACGAAAATTGAATTTCCATGGTTTCTTATCGGGTTTATTTTAATGAGTTTGTTTGGAAGTTATGTACTCGGCAAATCGATTCCAGTTACGAAAGCAGCTTTAGATGGGATTTCAACTGCGACCACTTTTATTTTGACAACTGCAATGGTTGGTCTCGGTTTGAATGTAAGCCTACGTGATCTCCGTACGAAAGCAGCCCGGCCGCTGATTGCGATGTTGATTACGTCTGTCGTTCTTTCTGTTGTTACATTTTTTATTGCTTAA
- a CDS encoding LysR family transcriptional regulator has translation MDQHLEVFVKVVEKENFSKAAEELHMTQPAVSQYIRTLEESIGTRLLERSNKYVRLNKAGEIVYHHAKEILALYTKMQSLVDDLSNKASGPIAIGASYTFGEYILPHIIARMQVQYPLISPSIKIQNTKEIIELVKMHQLDIGIIEGFFKENTLNSEVVSEDKMVIVAPPGHHLLTEKREKSISDLAEETWILREEGSGTREAAENLFRMYDFTPKKIMEFGSIQLIKESVEAGLGISLLSHWAIEKELVNGYIRMIDVKGLPFKRHFSILTHTSYQTKALKTLIETLKGYLASEVIQTIK, from the coding sequence ATGGATCAACATTTAGAGGTGTTTGTAAAGGTCGTGGAAAAAGAGAATTTTTCTAAAGCGGCAGAGGAGCTGCACATGACACAGCCGGCTGTCAGTCAGTATATTAGAACCCTGGAAGAATCTATAGGTACGAGGCTGCTCGAGAGGAGCAATAAGTATGTGCGCCTCAATAAGGCCGGAGAGATTGTTTACCATCATGCAAAAGAAATTTTAGCACTTTATACAAAAATGCAGTCATTAGTTGACGACCTGTCAAATAAGGCGAGCGGGCCGATTGCGATAGGCGCGAGCTACACATTTGGAGAATATATCCTGCCGCATATTATTGCCAGAATGCAGGTGCAATACCCTCTCATCAGTCCATCAATTAAGATCCAAAATACAAAGGAAATCATTGAGCTTGTAAAAATGCATCAGTTAGATATTGGCATCATTGAAGGATTTTTTAAAGAGAATACCTTAAATTCAGAGGTAGTGTCCGAAGACAAAATGGTTATCGTTGCTCCGCCCGGTCATCATTTATTGACCGAGAAACGGGAAAAAAGTATTTCTGATTTAGCGGAAGAAACTTGGATCCTAAGGGAAGAAGGCTCCGGTACAAGGGAGGCAGCAGAAAATCTTTTTCGAATGTATGATTTTACCCCGAAAAAAATCATGGAATTTGGAAGCATCCAGCTGATTAAGGAATCTGTAGAAGCGGGTCTTGGGATAAGCCTATTATCCCACTGGGCGATAGAAAAGGAACTTGTCAATGGCTATATCAGAATGATTGATGTGAAGGGGCTGCCTTTTAAACGACATTTTTCAATATTAACTCATACTTCGTATCAAACAAAAGCTTTGAAGACATTGATTGAAACATTAAAAGGGTACTTAGCAAGTGAAGTTATACAAACTATCAAATAA
- a CDS encoding Zn-dependent hydrolase, which produces MQKQKLMINGERLKQELERFADFGRTENNGVTRLSLSEEDIRVRDYFRACCEELGLLVKVDDIGCMYATLEGTENKPPILIGSHLDSVKKGGRFDGVLGVVTGLEVVRTIIENNIKPRIPITIVNFTNEEGARFEPSMMASGVLSGKFDKSVMLKKIDSEGVTFEEALIASGYKGEVENRLKEAAAFLEMHIEQGPILEKEAFSIGVVECVVGMACYEIEVTGESDHAGTTPMNMRKDALFAANNLINEIRSHLGTLDNELVFTIGRVNVYPSIHTVIPNKVVFTLEARHKDMEIVNAVKDFIHSLPHLGVNEGCEVKTTKLWERDTVWFEPEICKLLEQSAESLGYSNKRMVSGAGHDAQFIASYVPTAMLFVPSINGKSHCEEELTTWEDCEKGVNVILDTVLTLLSK; this is translated from the coding sequence ATGCAAAAACAAAAACTAATGATCAATGGGGAAAGATTAAAGCAGGAATTGGAACGATTTGCTGATTTTGGCCGGACAGAAAACAATGGGGTCACACGCTTGTCCTTATCAGAGGAAGATATTCGCGTAAGGGATTACTTCCGTGCTTGCTGTGAAGAATTAGGCTTATTGGTTAAGGTGGATGATATAGGCTGTATGTACGCCACACTAGAAGGCACCGAGAATAAACCACCTATTTTAATCGGATCTCATTTGGATTCGGTAAAAAAGGGCGGCCGATTTGATGGAGTTTTAGGGGTCGTAACCGGGTTAGAAGTAGTCAGAACAATAATAGAAAATAACATCAAGCCGCGAATTCCTATTACGATTGTGAATTTTACTAATGAAGAAGGTGCTAGATTCGAGCCTTCAATGATGGCATCAGGAGTTCTTTCCGGTAAATTTGATAAATCTGTCATGCTAAAAAAGATAGATTCAGAGGGAGTGACTTTTGAGGAGGCACTAATAGCCAGTGGGTACAAAGGGGAAGTTGAGAATCGGTTAAAAGAGGCGGCCGCCTTTTTAGAAATGCATATTGAACAAGGGCCAATTTTAGAAAAGGAGGCGTTTTCAATCGGTGTTGTTGAATGTGTGGTAGGAATGGCCTGCTATGAAATTGAAGTAACGGGGGAATCGGATCACGCCGGTACCACACCGATGAATATGAGAAAAGACGCCTTGTTTGCGGCCAATAACTTAATCAACGAAATTCGCAGCCACTTAGGCACATTGGATAATGAGTTGGTCTTCACCATTGGAAGAGTGAACGTGTATCCGAGCATCCATACAGTTATTCCAAATAAGGTTGTGTTTACACTTGAAGCACGACACAAGGACATGGAAATTGTTAACGCCGTTAAAGATTTTATTCATAGCCTTCCTCATTTAGGAGTCAACGAGGGCTGCGAGGTCAAAACGACAAAATTATGGGAACGGGACACAGTATGGTTTGAACCGGAAATCTGTAAGCTATTGGAACAATCTGCTGAATCGCTGGGGTATTCTAATAAAAGAATGGTCAGCGGTGCTGGTCATGACGCGCAATTTATTGCCAGCTATGTTCCGACTGCGATGCTTTTTGTCCCTAGTATTAACGGGAAAAGCCATTGCGAAGAAGAACTTACGACCTGGGAAGATTGTGAAAAAGGGGTAAATGTTATTTTAGATACTGTTCTTACTTTGCTATCAAAATAA
- the atoD gene encoding acetate CoA-transferase subunit alpha, producing the protein MNKIISMKEVSSIFSDGMTIMAGGFMGVGTPQALVNAMLEADVKDITLIANDTAFTETGVGPLIVNKRVKKVIASHIGTNPETGRQMIAGEMEVELVPQGTLAERVRAGGAGLGGVLTPTGVGTVVEEGKEKITVEGREYLLEKPLRAEVALLKAYKADKAGNLIYHRSARNFNPLMALAADTVIVQVEKIVEIGEIDPDEVMTPGILVDKIFVQGGCQ; encoded by the coding sequence GTGAATAAGATAATTTCAATGAAGGAAGTCTCATCGATATTTTCAGATGGGATGACCATTATGGCAGGAGGATTTATGGGGGTAGGTACACCACAAGCTCTTGTCAATGCCATGCTTGAAGCAGACGTAAAGGATATTACTCTGATTGCGAATGACACCGCTTTCACAGAGACCGGCGTTGGGCCGCTGATTGTAAATAAACGGGTGAAGAAAGTAATTGCTTCCCATATCGGGACAAACCCAGAAACAGGCAGGCAAATGATAGCTGGTGAAATGGAAGTGGAGCTTGTTCCCCAAGGAACACTTGCGGAACGTGTGCGCGCTGGAGGTGCGGGTCTTGGCGGGGTACTGACCCCAACAGGAGTTGGAACCGTGGTTGAAGAAGGCAAAGAAAAGATTACAGTCGAAGGACGGGAATATCTGCTCGAAAAACCGCTTCGTGCAGAAGTTGCCCTTCTTAAGGCATATAAAGCAGATAAAGCCGGGAATTTGATTTATCATCGTTCCGCTCGGAACTTTAACCCATTGATGGCTTTGGCTGCTGACACTGTTATTGTTCAAGTAGAGAAAATTGTGGAAATCGGTGAGATTGATCCAGATGAAGTCATGACTCCAGGAATCCTGGTTGATAAAATTTTTGTTCAGGGAGGTTGTCAATAA